A window of Benincasa hispida cultivar B227 chromosome 9, ASM972705v1, whole genome shotgun sequence genomic DNA:
AAGAAAATAACCTAGCTTCTAAAGGCATATTGGAATTACAATGATCGAAAGAGAATCGAGGTTGAGTATGTCGACAATTGCTAAAAAAATTGACTTCAATGGCTCTCAAAACTGGACTAATCTCTCAAATTTTACTCTATTCGGAGGTGTATTGCAGTGTGTATGAGATGTGTTGAAGGCTGACCCTGAGCGTCTTATTTATAGGTTTTGCGTCGCGTCGCGACGCTTGGAAAaagtgttgcaacgttgcggCTCACATTGGAGAGCATCAAGGAGGCATTGCTACGGTGCCTCAAATGCTGGGTTGCACTACTTGCGGCACCAAATCCCGTCAATCGTCATAGCTTCACAGCGATATGaagaagcgttgcaacgctgagtGTTCTGTCCTCAGGTGTTGGAGTGAAACATTGGGATGCGTTGAAACGTTGGCAATGATCCAACTCTAGAGCGTTGTGACACTTGGGGAAACATTGCAACACGGCCCTGTACCTGATGCTACTGCCTTACAGTGTTGAATGAGTGTTAAACTTATGCTTATgaagagtgttgcaacgctagaaCGGGCAAAATTGTCCTTTTGCATCTCAGCTCGATTTGATGTGTTTGACTCCCAGTTTTATCTTCCTTTTTGCTTGATTCTTCATCCTTGCAACGTACTTGCTCCATTGGATCAATtctcctacaaaataagacaaataaAGCACAAAAATTACTCAAATACAGGAAAGTTAAGGCCATAAacttagctctttttgagagttAACAGAGTGTCTGTACCTTCTAAAATTTGATGGAAGTTTATGAAACGTGAAATCAAATGTAAGGCACGAATCCCCATGACTGATGGACAAATCCATTTGGATCGATAGACCTactttgatatttgaatttctCTGAAATTGGATCCTATCAAATATTTCACATTTTCTATGATCATCTCTATTTTAGGTATTCGTGGAATCCTCCTTAATAGACAAAATATTCCTATTATGTCAATGCCAATTGAATCAATGTTATTAGCTGTGAATTCGAACTTTTTGGTATTTTCCGTTTCTTTGGAttttattcttgagaatttcgtaaggtgaagttgtgtttttagactttggaattctatttaggacataacacacggtaagaatgatttcaccccaccaataagacgcAGCTcttgaactaagtaaaatagcaactactagctcagctaaagttctatttttcctttcgacTTTTCCATTCATTTCAGGAGAGTAAAATGTAgtcttttcgtgtattattccatgtgagttaaagaactcattGAAGCTGTCTGAATCGTACTCAgttcccctatcactacgaagtcttttaacctttctattaaactgattctctacttcagatacaaataatttgaaggcatcaaacacatcacttttcttttttagcaaatatacaaaagtaaaatcataatagtcatcaataaaagtaataaaaatatcttttactgttcctagtTAAGATtccatcaaattcatataaatcagaatgaattaaatctagaggTTCATAAATTCTACGTATAGATTTGTGCGGAGTTTCAGTAATTTTAGCCTAACTACAATACTCACATTTATTAAATTCATTCATgaataacttaggtatcatttctagcctaatcatgttactaattaatttcttattaaCATGACACAATCTAGCATGCCAAACATTCATAAAACACAACATATACACAGAAggtttcattttattaaggtctaAATTTAGTCTCAACATTCTCTTAGTTGCATACCCTTTCCCTACgaatatattatttttggtaagggtatataAATTTGCCCCTATGTTTTGAGTAAATCCGAccttgttgaggagatagcctgagaccaagttctttcttatctccAGAGTGTGCAGGACATCCTTCAACGTGAGGGTCTTCCTGGAGGTAAACTTCAGCTCCACCTTGCTGGTTCCAACAACTTTCATAGAGTGGTGATCCCCCAACAGAaaattcttatccttagttcagtataagttttaaagagaCTAAGGTCATGACAAACATGGCACATAGcgccagtgtctatccaccactTTCAgaaccaccgatcacatttacttctgtaATCATGGCAACTGACGGTTCTTCTGTCAGGTTCACCTGACCAGCAGGATGTCCTACAGTTCCTAGCCATGTGTCtaggtttattacaattaaagcaaaGGAATTGTACCGTTTCTCCTGAAGAGGGTTTCTGCTTTTTCTGTTGGTTCTGGTTGTTGGAACCACGGTTCTAACCTTTTCTCTTTGTcccatttgatttttgtttagattttatcatggcagaGGCGAATCTCCCAAGTATGAcgttcacctcctccctctggTCCTGCTTTCGGGCTTCCTCCTCAATCCTTAGCCGGGTGATAAGACTCTCCAAGGAAAACCCCTTGGTCTTTTGCTTCAATGTGATCTTAAAATCCTTCCACAAACGGAGTAGTTTGTCAATAATaacaacttggaattgttcgtctagAGACATACCTTCATTTATTATCTCATGGGCTATCTTTTGCAGATGACAACTGTCAGCATATTTCTTCAACCCGGCCTCCTCAGTGTCGTACTTCTTTTGCAGGGCATCCCAGACTTTCTTTGTTGTCTTCATTGTActgtagtagtcatacagatcatcagtaaaaccatttaatataaaattcttaCATAAAAACATCTTTCTCCTCCCAAGCAACAACTTCTTTTATCTATTGTTCAGTTGGATATTCTATTGGGACGGTTGGCTTATCCGTGGTACAAGCGTCGACAACTTTCTTGACCGTAAGAAAAAACAGCATCTTCTGCTTACACCGTTTGAAGTTAGCTTCTTCAAACCATAATAGACGATTGAGGTCGGATGTCATAATGTCGTTGTTGTTTATGATGGCCATTACAGAACTGGCAGATGGaacgtcttaaaattgttggaaacgaCAATCCTCTTACGGTAAAACGGGACAGTAGTAACCGTTCAGAAAGTGGCGGTCGAGCAAAGAACGAAAACTGCAAAACAAAAGCTCATTACAGGCTGAGTCacgaatctcgctctctttaagacgtttcacgGCTTTGCCCAAGTGTACAAGCAGTCAATGATACTATCACgttgtccccaggataaaacagccCAAAAAAGGACGAGCGCGGAAGACCAACTCTACttaattaagaatttttttataatttaaaaataatcataataaaaaatgataagacataacccacattggtctatctccttAGACCCTAAAAAACATGGGTATCCTTAAGGCCCAAACCCAAGGTCCGATATGGGAGTATAAGAAGGAGAGTGCATTCTCCAACttaaccaatgtgggattctcaaaagccaatttttttttaaaactcaaatttataattatctTTAGTCTAGaggcattttcttttaaaactcaattttcaCCGAGATTCAATATTTATGATGTTGAAATAGAATCCAATGTTCCTTCAatctataaatatgatttttgcTGAATTTGCTGGATCCTATATGATCTATGTGATcaatcctccatttccttcttttccGGTTAGGATTTAAAATGCCGTACACAcgaattgaattttaaaacattatatGCCTGTTTGAAGCGATTAACTAACATAAGAAAAAACTATGCACGTAAAAAGTCGTTCCAAATAAGATCTATATCAAGAATTTCAGTTAAATTGAAATGTACAAGAAACAGAACATATAGAGATGAATTGCCATTTGAGCTGTTTTTGGATCATAGAATTTATATTAAAGTTAAAGAAAGTACATAACTTTGCACTTCCCCATGCAAAAGCATGGCCCAAATACATACactatcatatatataatttccctCTTTGCAACATGGTGTAAAGTGGTAATAATGTAATGTCTTTCCAAATCAATCAAGTTTGTTTAAAGACTCTTCTCCTTCCTAGACTTGTATTGCAGAAAAGCACACCAAATCAAGGAATTGTAAAGCTCGACTTCTCAGACCCAAATGcacaataaatttcaaaattttattggaAACTTTATACAGAAATGAACAAAATCAGGATCATTAATCACACAAAAGGGCATATTCTCAGAAGAAAGCATAGGGGAATACAAATATGGAAATacaatcaaaccaaattttccaaaaagaaagaaaagaaaaataggtAAAAGATATAGTTCACTAATATGAAAAATCTATAATCTCATGGACCCCAGTCTTCTCTTTGAGCTGTTCACACTCCTAGTAGAAGGCTCAGGAACGGAGATTTCAGAGTGCATGTCCATGAAAAACTTGTCCACAATTTCAAGATAAACAGGACTTCTGAGGCGAGAGTAATAATGAATTGCCTCTTCTATATCCAATTCTTGTTCCATATCACCCCTATCCAACATCtccaattctttcattttttgtaCTAACCCATTACTTCTTGTACTACTGTTTTTAACATCACCTTTTCTAAGATGGGAAGCTCCtggtttcttcttctctttcacaACTTTCTCTTGTCTGCTCCTTGGAGGACTTTGTTTTGCAACATTTGTGTCTTCTTGCTTCACGTTTTCCTTCGACGTCATCACATTGCCACCGTCAACGCTTCTCTTTGCGGCTTTTTGCAATGTGGATTGCCACTCATCGTAAAAATCAATGTAGAGTCGATCCGTTGGATGAGTATGTTGTTGTGGCTTTCCTTTGCTGCAAGAGAAGGTGATCAAGGAAGTGGGTTTCTGCAGCTTTTGAAACCCTTTGAAGAAAAAATCCTTGAAGTTTTCAAGAGTTTTATGGAAGAGGTTGTTGGTTTTGTGGATGGTTTCTTTTAGCAGCATTTGGTTGTTGCTGTAATATGGTACAACAATCAAAGGACTTTGTTTAACTCTCAATCTGTTTGCAAGTAGAAAGAAACTTCTCtacctctctctctcttcctttGTTCACTAAATATTTCTGCAACacagagaagaaagaaagagacaATTCATGTTTCTCGTGGTTACCTAAAGACAAAGCCAGAGCAGGTGGAAATTCCAAGTCTTGCCTTTAACTTCCTCTCCTTCCTTTTGGGCCATTCCCTCTCTAAAAGTTGAAAACCTTAACCGCTTCAACTTTGATAATATGTAGCACGGAATCCCATGAGCTTGAATGCTTCGTTTTTGACTACCTGTAGTGTAAAGAGCAGGACATTCACTAAGATGCAAAGCTAAAGATGGTGGGTGTTAAAAGTGTAATGACATTAAATCCACTGTTTGACATGTACCTAACTGTTGTAAAGGCAATCCCCGGCCCATGAAGGACCCATTTGGCAAATGGTCCcagcaaaaaaaattaaagaggtGTCCACATGGAACAAAAGGGGAATTGTCCACAATATTCATTTTTGGTAATTCACAGTCCTGTTTTCAATCAAGTATGTAACAGAAAGATTAATTCAAATTAGCACAGTCAATTCACCATTATCAAATTTTGAATGGCAGGTACGCTGCAtattatctttctttctttctttttcttttttttttttttttttttttttgtcctaaCAAACAATATGGCAATTAAGACAACTTTAGAATTTAAACAGAGAAAAAGTGTGACAAAAATTATTCCGGTACAGAAAATGGCAACCAATCAAGAAAATGTCAATATGAACATTGCAAAGTATCTCTACCTCCTTTGAAGGATTGTATATTCAAACCGCTATCTTCCTGTTTGTGATGTAATATTCTAAAAATATTGACAACtttgaacatagttcaactaagCATTATTATATCCTCGACTAAGAGATGGAAGGTTTGAATCTCCACCGACACAtattaaaccaaaaaaaaaaaacatatattctgaaaaaattcaagaaatgaAAAATACTGTTTGTCACTACTCGTAGGCACGTGTTGTGGAGTAAGATCAATTGATCTTTCATGGGACTCTAAAAAACAGGGCGAAATTTAGTAGCTATTGCAGTTATTTTTGCATATTAAGTGGGTTGTGCTAACTCAACCTTGAAGACAATTCCAAATTTTACAATGTTCGTAATTCCAGACTCGACTTGATGGGTCATAAACGAAAGAAAAGCTTGATTGGGGAGAACTTGGTACATTATAAAGACAAGGGATGATTGCATTTGAATCAAGATATCTATAACATTTCATTTCATTTAGTGAATTTTTGTAAAAACTACGGACGCCAAGAGTTGTAACTTTGAACAACACAACACATTCtgcattaaatttcatttaatgcAGTTGAAAAATCGTGGTCATAATTATGTG
This region includes:
- the LOC120087356 gene encoding uncharacterized protein LOC120087356, with the translated sequence MLLKETIHKTNNLFHKTLENFKDFFFKGFQKLQKPTSLITFSCSKGKPQQHTHPTDRLYIDFYDEWQSTLQKAAKRSVDGGNVMTSKENVKQEDTNVAKQSPPRSRQEKVVKEKKKPGASHLRKGDVKNSSTRSNGLVQKMKELEMLDRGDMEQELDIEEAIHYYSRLRSPVYLEIVDKFFMDMHSEISVPEPSTRSVNSSKRRLGSMRL